The following are encoded together in the Populus trichocarpa isolate Nisqually-1 chromosome 5, P.trichocarpa_v4.1, whole genome shotgun sequence genome:
- the LOC7492122 gene encoding uncharacterized protein LOC7492122: protein MTNNNNNNNNKDAAAIPDKANEHSEAANSPRRNLNDQEEAIAPPRPTVQRSTVETGGPSSVSGPARPAGTEVGASPAAVTLTGGASPSTPVRIGGSGTAAVDPSTVAATVVAGEGSSLRKRSGKGEESSPHVSKKAKGEMDINPDAEPTCSTCGRTFASWKAVFGHMRAHPDRGWRGAFPPPEWSPEKPNDQQGDQSALRSQLAPRLLSLAIDTLNQMKHDQGHEAGSSTNRRNFDLNTEPPRESESNSGSSSPPSSGNRFDLNKPPKADHNNGNEGASK, encoded by the coding sequence ATgactaacaacaacaacaacaacaataacaaggATGCTGCTGCCATCCCTGATAAGGCCAATGAGCATTCAGAAGCAGCCAACAGCCCTAGAAGAAACCTCAACGATCAAGAGGAGGCTATCGCCCCACCAAGGCCAACAGTCCAACGGTCTACTGTCGAAACCGGTGGACCTTCTTCTGTTTCTGGTCCTGCCAGGCCGGCAGGAACTGAAGTTGGTGCATCTCCTGCTGCCGTGACTTTAACTGGTGGTGCTAGCCCATCAACTCCTGTAAGAATTGGAGGGAGTGGTACTGCTGCTGTTGATCCCAGTACTGTTGCTGCTACTGTAGTGGCTGGAGAAGGGTCGTCCTTGAGAAAACGATCTGGAAAGGGTGAAGAGAGCAGTCCTCATGTGTCCAAGAAGGCTAAGGGAGAGATGGACATTAATCCTGACGCTGAACCGACGTGCTCTACATGTGGCCGAACATTTGCCTCCTGGAAGGCGGTATTTGGTCATATGCGTGCACACCCTGATCGCGGCTGGAGAGGTGCCTTCCCCCCTCCGGAATGGTCTCCAGAAAAGCCTAATGACCAGCAGGGAGATCAAAGTGCTCTACGAAGCCAATTAGCACCAAGGCTGCTAAGTTTGGCAATAGACACTCTAAATCAGATGAAGCACGATCAAGGTCATGAGGCTGGTTCTTCGACAAATCGAAGAAACTTTGATTTGAATACGGAACCACCGAGAGAATCAGAAAGTAATTCTGGATCTTCTTCTCCCCCAAGCAGTGGAAACCGGTTTGATCTTAATAAACCTCCGAAAGCTGATCATAACAATGGCAACGAGGGAGCatccaaataa